One genomic region from Gemmobacter aquarius encodes:
- a CDS encoding indolepyruvate oxidoreductase subunit beta family protein, translating to MTLQDSFTPKPDPALGGIIKLAILAVGGQGGGVLTGWIEAVARSSGYAAQATSVAGVSQRTGATVYYVEMAPMLATGAMPVFSLQPAAGDVDIMITAEMMEAGRSIIRGFVTPDRTTLITSTHRALAVSEKMVPGDGIADSAEVLAAAEIAARRVIAADFDALAIAQGSVISASLLGALAASATLPFPRGAFEAAIRAGGKGLEASLRAFAAGFDAATTPQAQNAEAAAKPAPEPRGPANLLAEWQRLESRAKAMPAPVAELALPGLQKVVGFQSLAYGADYLTRLETVLATDTPAKSFALSREAAKYIANAMAYDDVIRVADLKTRGTRFDRITREMGVKDRNVMHLTEFFHPRAEEIAGMLPARLGARIQSSPKAMARLTRWFDKGRRLRTDSLPAFLTLYLIGGLRFWRPRTLRHAQEMAHLENWLALALTTAARNYDLAVEIVKCRRLVKGYSDTHARGLSKFDRVLDAIALIAHRDDAPDWARRLREAALKDEEGKALNGAIATIKSFA from the coding sequence ATGACCCTGCAAGACAGCTTTACCCCGAAACCCGACCCCGCCTTGGGCGGCATCATCAAACTTGCCATCCTCGCCGTCGGCGGGCAGGGCGGGGGCGTGCTGACCGGCTGGATCGAAGCCGTCGCCCGCTCTTCCGGCTACGCGGCGCAGGCCACCTCCGTCGCGGGTGTGTCGCAGCGCACGGGGGCCACGGTCTATTACGTCGAAATGGCGCCGATGCTCGCCACCGGAGCCATGCCCGTCTTCTCGCTGCAACCCGCCGCAGGCGACGTCGACATCATGATCACCGCCGAAATGATGGAGGCGGGGCGTTCGATCATCCGCGGCTTCGTCACTCCCGACCGCACCACGCTCATCACCTCGACCCACCGCGCCCTCGCGGTCTCGGAAAAGATGGTCCCCGGCGACGGCATCGCCGACAGCGCCGAAGTCCTCGCCGCCGCCGAAATCGCCGCCCGCCGCGTCATCGCCGCCGATTTCGACGCGCTTGCCATCGCCCAAGGCTCCGTCATCTCCGCCTCCCTCCTCGGCGCACTCGCCGCCTCCGCAACGCTGCCCTTCCCGCGCGGGGCCTTCGAGGCCGCGATCCGCGCAGGCGGCAAAGGCCTTGAGGCCTCGCTCCGCGCCTTTGCCGCAGGCTTTGACGCCGCCACCACACCGCAGGCCCAAAACGCCGAAGCCGCCGCCAAACCCGCTCCCGAACCCCGAGGCCCCGCAAACCTTCTGGCCGAATGGCAACGGCTCGAGTCCCGCGCCAAAGCCATGCCCGCCCCCGTCGCCGAACTCGCCCTTCCGGGCCTGCAAAAGGTCGTGGGCTTCCAATCCCTCGCATATGGCGCCGACTACCTGACGCGGCTGGAAACGGTCCTCGCCACCGACACCCCCGCCAAATCCTTCGCCCTGTCGCGTGAAGCCGCCAAATACATCGCCAACGCCATGGCTTACGACGATGTGATCCGCGTGGCCGACCTGAAAACACGTGGCACCCGTTTCGACCGCATCACCCGCGAGATGGGCGTCAAGGACCGGAACGTCATGCACCTTACCGAATTCTTCCACCCTAGGGCCGAGGAAATCGCCGGAATGCTTCCCGCCCGCCTTGGTGCCCGAATCCAGTCCAGCCCCAAAGCCATGGCCCGCCTGACAAGGTGGTTCGACAAGGGCCGTCGCCTGCGTACCGACAGCCTGCCCGCCTTCCTGACGCTCTACCTGATCGGCGGCTTGCGCTTCTGGCGCCCCCGCACGCTGCGCCACGCGCAGGAAATGGCCCATCTCGAAAACTGGCTCGCCCTCGCCCTGACCACGGCCGCCCGAAACTACGACCTTGCCGTCGAAATCGTCAAATGCCGCCGCCTTGTGAAAGGCTACTCCGACACCCACGCGCGCGGCCTGTCGAAATTCGACCGCGTGCTCGATGCCATCGCCCTGATCGCCCACCGCGACGACGCCCCCGACTGGGCCCGCCGCCTGCGCGAAGCCGCCCTGAAAGACGAAGAAGGCAAGGCCCTGAACGGCGCAATCGCAACGATCAAATCCTTCGCCTGA
- a CDS encoding bifunctional salicylyl-CoA 5-hydroxylase/oxidoreductase: MKILCLGGGPAGLYFAISMKLRDPSHQITVLERNRANDTFGWGVVLSDDALGRMQKNDPVSTQSIRDHFAYWDDIAVVHDGVRNVSGGHGFAGIGRKQMLILLQARARELGVDLQFETEFKTAEEYRRVYDIVVACDGINSAVRREYESTFQPDIDMRLCKFVWLGTQAKFDDAFTFIFENTEHGWVWAHAYQFDATTATFIVECTQETWDRWGFDAMSKEDTVETCRKIFASHLGGHDLISNAAHLRGSAVWMNFPRVVCNTWFHENVVLMGDAAATGHFSIGSGTRLALDSAIALAEYLHSEPTIQTAFRRYQDERRVEVLRLQSAARNSLEWFEQVERYLDMPPTQFAYSLLTRSQRISHENLRLRDPAWLRQAEDWFAEQAGGPKGRAPMFAPFTLRDMALQNRIVVSPMAQYKAVDGCPTDWHFVHYAERAKGGAGLVYTEMTCTSAQGRITPGCPGLYAPEHEAAWKRLTDFVHTETPAKICCQIGHAGRKASTQVGWEEGDAPLTSGNWEIIAPSAIPWSPKNATPREMTRADMEAVTLEFVAATEMAKRAGFDMVELHAAHGYLVSSFISPVSNHRTDAYGGSLENRMRWPLEVLRAMRSAWGSEKPLSVRISATDWMGDEGVTPAEAVEIAKMFAANGADIIDVSAGQTSTDAKPVYGRMFQTPFSDRIRNEAGIATMAVGNITEPDHVNSILLAGRADLVCLARPHLADPYWTLHAAARMGDTGTDWPLPYLAGRDQLYRLQAKTTEVLRA, encoded by the coding sequence ATGAAGATTCTCTGCCTCGGCGGCGGCCCCGCCGGACTTTACTTCGCCATCTCGATGAAACTGCGCGATCCCTCGCATCAGATCACCGTTCTGGAACGCAACCGCGCCAACGACACCTTCGGCTGGGGCGTGGTGCTGTCGGACGATGCCTTGGGCCGGATGCAAAAGAACGATCCCGTTTCCACCCAGTCCATCCGCGACCACTTCGCCTATTGGGACGACATCGCCGTTGTGCATGACGGCGTGCGCAACGTCTCGGGCGGGCATGGCTTTGCGGGCATCGGGCGCAAGCAAATGCTGATCCTGTTGCAAGCCCGCGCCCGCGAACTCGGCGTCGATCTGCAATTCGAGACCGAATTCAAGACCGCCGAGGAATACCGCCGCGTCTATGACATCGTGGTCGCCTGCGACGGCATCAACTCTGCCGTCCGCCGCGAATATGAAAGCACCTTCCAGCCCGACATCGACATGCGCCTGTGCAAATTCGTCTGGCTCGGCACGCAAGCGAAATTCGACGACGCCTTCACCTTCATCTTCGAGAACACCGAACACGGCTGGGTCTGGGCGCACGCCTACCAGTTCGACGCCACCACTGCGACCTTCATCGTCGAATGCACGCAGGAAACGTGGGATCGCTGGGGCTTCGACGCCATGTCCAAGGAAGACACGGTCGAGACCTGCCGCAAGATCTTCGCCAGCCACCTTGGCGGGCATGACCTCATTTCGAACGCCGCCCACCTGCGCGGATCGGCGGTCTGGATGAACTTCCCCCGCGTTGTCTGCAACACGTGGTTCCATGAAAACGTCGTCCTGATGGGTGACGCCGCCGCAACGGGCCACTTCTCGATCGGTTCCGGCACCCGCCTCGCGCTCGACAGTGCCATCGCACTTGCCGAATACCTCCACTCCGAACCGACGATCCAAACCGCCTTCCGGCGCTATCAGGACGAACGCCGTGTCGAAGTGCTGCGCCTGCAATCGGCCGCCCGCAATTCGCTCGAATGGTTCGAACAGGTCGAACGCTACCTCGACATGCCGCCCACGCAATTCGCCTATTCGCTGCTCACCCGCAGCCAGCGCATTTCCCACGAAAACCTGCGCCTGCGCGACCCTGCATGGCTGCGTCAGGCCGAGGATTGGTTCGCCGAGCAAGCGGGTGGCCCGAAAGGCCGCGCGCCGATGTTCGCGCCCTTCACCTTGCGCGACATGGCCTTGCAAAACCGCATCGTCGTCTCGCCCATGGCGCAATACAAGGCGGTCGACGGCTGCCCGACCGACTGGCACTTCGTCCATTACGCCGAACGCGCCAAGGGCGGTGCTGGCCTCGTCTATACCGAAATGACCTGCACCAGCGCGCAGGGCCGCATCACCCCCGGCTGCCCCGGCCTTTACGCGCCCGAACACGAAGCCGCATGGAAACGCCTGACCGATTTCGTCCATACTGAGACCCCTGCAAAAATCTGCTGCCAGATCGGCCACGCAGGCCGCAAGGCCAGCACCCAAGTGGGATGGGAGGAAGGCGACGCCCCCCTGACATCCGGCAACTGGGAGATCATCGCGCCGTCCGCGATTCCGTGGTCGCCCAAAAACGCCACCCCGCGCGAGATGACCCGTGCCGATATGGAGGCCGTCACGCTCGAATTCGTGGCCGCCACCGAAATGGCCAAGCGGGCAGGCTTTGACATGGTCGAGTTGCATGCCGCCCACGGTTACCTCGTGTCGTCCTTCATCTCGCCCGTCTCGAACCACCGCACCGACGCCTACGGCGGCAGCCTCGAGAACCGCATGCGCTGGCCGCTCGAAGTCCTTCGCGCAATGCGCTCGGCATGGGGAAGTGAAAAACCCCTGTCTGTCCGCATCTCGGCGACCGACTGGATGGGCGACGAAGGCGTCACCCCCGCCGAAGCCGTCGAAATCGCCAAGATGTTCGCCGCCAACGGTGCCGATATCATCGACGTCTCGGCTGGCCAGACCAGCACCGATGCCAAACCCGTCTACGGCCGCATGTTCCAGACCCCGTTTTCCGACCGCATCCGAAATGAGGCCGGCATCGCCACCATGGCCGTCGGCAACATCACCGAACCTGACCATGTGAACTCCATCCTCCTCGCAGGGCGGGCCGATCTGGTTTGCCTCGCGCGGCCCCATCTTGCCGATCCCTACTGGACGCTTCACGCCGCCGCCCGTATGGGCGATACCGGAACCGACTGGCCGCTGCCCTACCTTGCCGGGCGCGACCAGCTTTACCGGTTGCAGGCAAAAACGACCGAGGTGCTGCGGGCATGA
- a CDS encoding SDR family NAD(P)-dependent oxidoreductase, which produces MTDLAGKRVLVTGGGSGVGADLARGFAAKGAEVVICGRRMAALEAVATSVGGIRALPCDVTDEASVNALFKAAGPLDIVIANAGQADSATLAKTTLDQWNAMIAANLTGVFLTFRAGLQQFNGWGRLIAVASTAGVKGYAKVAPYAAAKHGVIGLTRSVALEIARKPITANAICPGFLDTEMTDHSIRVISEKTGRTEAEARAALESLNPQNRLFRPDEVTATALWLCGAGSDGVNGQAITLSGGEV; this is translated from the coding sequence ATGACCGATCTGGCAGGCAAACGCGTGTTGGTGACGGGCGGAGGCTCCGGTGTCGGGGCCGACCTCGCCCGTGGCTTCGCCGCAAAAGGGGCCGAAGTGGTGATCTGCGGCCGCCGCATGGCCGCGTTGGAAGCGGTAGCCACCAGCGTCGGCGGCATCCGCGCCTTGCCCTGTGATGTGACGGATGAGGCCTCGGTCAACGCCCTGTTCAAGGCAGCTGGCCCGCTCGACATCGTCATCGCCAATGCGGGCCAAGCCGACAGCGCCACGCTGGCCAAGACCACGCTCGACCAATGGAACGCCATGATCGCGGCCAACCTGACAGGGGTCTTCCTGACCTTCCGCGCCGGATTGCAGCAATTCAACGGTTGGGGGAGGCTCATTGCGGTCGCCTCGACCGCGGGCGTCAAGGGGTATGCGAAAGTCGCCCCCTATGCCGCCGCCAAACATGGCGTCATCGGCCTGACCCGCTCCGTCGCCCTCGAAATCGCCCGCAAACCGATCACTGCCAACGCGATCTGCCCCGGTTTCCTCGACACCGAAATGACCGACCACTCCATCCGCGTCATTTCCGAAAAGACCGGACGCACCGAAGCCGAGGCCCGCGCCGCCCTCGAATCGCTCAACCCGCAAAACCGCCTGTTCCGCCCTGACGAGGTCACCGCCACCGCGCTCTGGCTTTGCGGTGCAGGCTCGGACGGGGTGAACGGCCAAGCCATTACCCTGTCGGGGGGCGAGGTATGA
- a CDS encoding MarR family winged helix-turn-helix transcriptional regulator, whose product MTASDPQAHDPLSKRRLKLWIRLLGVTRQAEGSLREFLRLRHETTLPRFDVMAALYRRRDGVTMSELSRMLLVSNGNATTVVDRLEKDGLVRRTQSETDRRTVFVALTPEGLASFETLATGHEAEVNQLFASLTESDLDTLTDIFKRMGSPK is encoded by the coding sequence ATGACCGCATCCGACCCCCAAGCGCATGACCCGCTGTCGAAACGCCGCCTGAAACTGTGGATCCGGCTTTTGGGTGTCACCCGCCAAGCCGAAGGGTCTTTGCGCGAGTTCCTCCGCCTGCGCCATGAGACGACCCTGCCGCGCTTCGATGTCATGGCCGCGCTCTACCGCCGCCGCGACGGGGTGACGATGTCCGAACTCAGCCGCATGCTTCTGGTGTCGAACGGCAATGCAACCACCGTGGTGGACCGGCTGGAAAAAGACGGCCTCGTGCGCCGCACGCAATCGGAAACCGACCGCCGCACCGTTTTTGTCGCCCTGACCCCGGAGGGGCTGGCGAGTTTCGAGACGCTGGCGACAGGCCACGAGGCCGAGGTGAACCAGCTTTTCGCCAGCCTGACCGAAAGCGACCTCGACACGCTGACCGATATCTTCAAACGCATGGGAAGCCCGAAATGA
- a CDS encoding enoyl-CoA hydratase family protein, translating to MTALATLKPQHFLWEVADRIGTVRLNRPDRKNPLTFESYAELRDLFRDLVYASDVDVVVFASNGGNFCSGGDVHDIIGPLIGLPMKELLAFTRMTGDLVKAMIGCGKPIIAAVDGVAVGAGAIIAMASDLRLATPAAKCAFLFTRVGLAGCDMGACAMLPRIIGQGRAAELLYTGRTMRAEEGERWGFWNALHAPEALEAEAMALARSLAAGPTFAHSMTKTQLNHEWNMGLEQAIEAEAQAQAICMQTRDFERAYRAFVAKEKPVFAGD from the coding sequence ATGACCGCGCTTGCGACCCTGAAACCGCAGCATTTCCTGTGGGAGGTGGCAGATCGCATCGGCACGGTGCGGCTGAACCGCCCCGACCGCAAGAATCCGCTGACCTTTGAATCCTACGCCGAACTGCGCGACCTGTTCCGCGATCTGGTCTATGCGTCCGATGTCGATGTGGTGGTCTTTGCCTCGAACGGGGGTAATTTCTGCTCGGGCGGCGATGTGCATGACATCATCGGCCCGCTGATCGGGCTGCCGATGAAGGAGTTGCTCGCCTTTACCCGCATGACCGGCGATCTGGTCAAAGCCATGATCGGCTGCGGCAAACCCATCATCGCCGCCGTCGACGGCGTGGCGGTGGGGGCAGGGGCGATCATCGCCATGGCATCCGACCTGCGCCTTGCCACGCCCGCCGCCAAATGCGCCTTCCTCTTCACCCGCGTCGGCCTTGCCGGTTGCGACATGGGCGCCTGTGCCATGCTCCCGCGCATCATCGGGCAGGGCAGGGCGGCCGAACTGCTCTACACCGGCCGCACGATGCGGGCCGAGGAAGGGGAACGCTGGGGCTTCTGGAACGCGCTGCACGCGCCCGAGGCGCTGGAGGCCGAAGCGATGGCGCTGGCGCGGTCCTTGGCGGCTGGCCCGACCTTTGCCCATTCCATGACCAAGACCCAGCTCAACCACGAATGGAACATGGGGCTGGAACAGGCGATCGAGGCCGAGGCGCAGGCGCAGGCGATCTGCATGCAGACCCGCGATTTCGAACGCGCCTACCGTGCCTTTGTCGCCAAGGAAAAACCGGTCTTTGCGGGCGACTGA
- a CDS encoding acyl-CoA dehydrogenase family protein, which produces MNDQTYQHWPFFEPQHRDLAAALEAWCAANLPVEHGDTDAACRALVAALGQGGWLRHSGAGMGERLDVRSLCLIREILARHDPLADFAFAMQGLGMGPVSLFGTTDQRAWLDRTRTGTAISAFALTEPGSGSDVAATASTARKVQGGWVLDGEKTWISNGGIADVYVIFARTGEAPGARGLSAFLLPADTPGLQVAERLHTIAPHPLARLTLSGVELPDSALIGTTGAGFKIAMSTLDVFRPTVGAAALGMARRALGESLTRTTTRKIGGEPLASMQMVQGHLADMALKIDAAALLVYRAAWTKDMGADRITREAAMAKLYATEAAQEVIDMAVQLHGGDGVRSGATVESLYRDIRALRIYEGASDVQRIVIARSLMP; this is translated from the coding sequence ATGAATGATCAGACCTATCAGCACTGGCCGTTCTTCGAGCCGCAGCACCGCGATCTTGCCGCGGCCCTTGAGGCTTGGTGCGCGGCAAACCTGCCCGTTGAGCATGGCGATACCGATGCCGCCTGCCGCGCCTTGGTTGCCGCCTTGGGGCAGGGCGGCTGGCTGCGCCATTCGGGGGCGGGGATGGGCGAACGGCTGGATGTCCGCAGCCTGTGCCTCATCCGCGAGATTTTGGCCCGCCACGACCCCTTGGCCGATTTCGCCTTTGCCATGCAGGGCCTTGGCATGGGCCCCGTGTCGCTGTTCGGCACGACCGACCAGCGCGCATGGCTTGACCGCACCCGCACCGGCACCGCGATTTCGGCTTTTGCGCTGACCGAACCGGGGTCGGGGTCCGACGTGGCCGCCACCGCCAGCACCGCGCGCAAGGTGCAGGGCGGCTGGGTGCTCGACGGCGAGAAGACGTGGATTTCCAATGGCGGCATCGCCGATGTCTACGTCATCTTTGCCCGCACCGGCGAGGCGCCGGGCGCACGCGGCCTTTCCGCCTTTCTGCTGCCAGCCGACACCCCCGGCTTGCAGGTCGCCGAACGCCTGCACACCATCGCCCCCCATCCCCTCGCACGGCTTACCCTGTCCGGCGTCGAACTGCCCGACAGCGCCCTGATCGGCACGACAGGCGCAGGCTTCAAGATCGCCATGTCCACGCTCGACGTCTTCCGCCCCACCGTGGGTGCCGCCGCACTTGGCATGGCGCGGCGCGCGCTTGGCGAAAGCCTGACCCGCACCACCACCCGCAAGATCGGCGGCGAACCCCTCGCCTCGATGCAGATGGTACAAGGCCACCTTGCCGACATGGCGCTGAAAATCGACGCGGCCGCCCTTTTGGTCTATCGCGCCGCATGGACCAAGGACATGGGGGCGGACCGCATCACCCGCGAAGCCGCCATGGCGAAACTTTACGCCACCGAAGCCGCGCAAGAGGTGATCGACATGGCCGTGCAACTGCATGGCGGCGACGGCGTGCGGTCAGGCGCAACCGTCGAGTCGCTTTACCGCGACATCCGCGCGCTGCGTATCTACGAAGGTGCCTCGGACGTGCAACGCATCGTCATCGCGCGAAGCCTGATGCCATGA
- a CDS encoding acyl-CoA thioesterase, with product MTYSRQIRVEFNHCDPAGIVFYPRYYEMTNSTVENFFRDQIGWPFEAMMAQGIGVPTVRIETDFRAPSRLGDLLDWTLDLTRLGHASATLRLTATCGGQERLVVTLTLVWLGPDHRPAPWPETVRPRLAAHLQETP from the coding sequence ATGACCTATTCCCGCCAGATCCGTGTCGAGTTCAACCACTGCGACCCCGCGGGTATCGTCTTTTACCCGCGCTATTACGAAATGACCAACTCGACCGTCGAAAACTTCTTCCGCGACCAGATCGGCTGGCCCTTCGAGGCGATGATGGCGCAAGGCATCGGCGTGCCCACCGTGCGGATCGAAACCGATTTCCGCGCCCCCTCGCGCCTTGGCGACCTGCTGGACTGGACGCTGGACCTGACCCGCCTTGGCCATGCCTCGGCCACGCTGCGTCTGACCGCCACCTGCGGCGGGCAAGAGCGGCTTGTCGTCACGCTTACGCTCGTCTGGCTTGGCCCCGACCACCGCCCCGCCCCTTGGCCCGAAACCGTCCGCCCCCGCCTTGCCGCGCATCTTCAGGAGACGCCATGA
- a CDS encoding RidA family protein: MTLSPHQVLHPAHWKAARGYANGMAATGRMVFTGGIIGWNAAQEFETDDFAQQAGQALRSIVEVLAEAGARPEHLVRLTWYVTDKAEYLASLKALGQQYRTHIGAHYPAMALVQVVALVEDRAKVEIEATAVIP, translated from the coding sequence ATGACCCTCTCTCCGCATCAGGTCTTGCACCCCGCCCATTGGAAAGCTGCCCGCGGCTACGCCAACGGCATGGCGGCGACGGGGCGCATGGTCTTTACCGGCGGCATCATCGGCTGGAACGCCGCGCAGGAATTCGAGACCGACGATTTCGCGCAGCAGGCGGGCCAAGCCCTGCGCTCTATCGTCGAGGTGCTGGCCGAAGCGGGTGCACGCCCCGAACATCTGGTGCGGCTGACATGGTATGTCACCGACAAGGCCGAATACCTCGCTTCGCTCAAGGCGCTTGGCCAGCAGTACCGCACCCATATCGGCGCGCATTACCCCGCCATGGCGCTGGTGCAGGTCGTGGCGCTGGTGGAAGACCGCGCCAAGGTAGAGATCGAGGCGACGGCGGTGATTCCGTAA
- a CDS encoding sensor histidine kinase, which translates to MEQPATPRKPVPLRKWLWNSYVRAALVPLLLIELGFVGLYWGTSRVVYDRGAVAVTKLATDALTDAAQREGQVIARRLEKIAALTGVFAEETARALTTPADATPGEKARYALSPDGSFYTTSDTGGAAVFYSGVVPVGEAERQKVWRTVRLDPLMKSITATDPLIQQIYFNTHDSYNRIYPYFDVLGIYPPKMDIPSYNFYYEADAIHNPDRKVVWTDSYVDPAGSGWMVSAIAPAYGPDRLEAVAGIDVTISSIVDQVLNLNLQGDGYAILVSRDGTILALPPQGERDFGLSELLTHSYEQAIKEDTFKPGEFNIFRRADLSVIANALQSSDSGNQRVDLGQPMIAAWSTVAGPDWKLVVLASEASILTEATSLREQLALVSKLMLGGLVLFYLLFFAFLWRRSAAMSERVARPLAEIEANMQRISEGGRMSDRPAYGVAELQAVGDHLVSMGSKLDAANRAKANFLSAMSHELRTPLNAILGFSELLEMSKGDRLDETNMRQVKAISRAGWHLLQLVEGVIDLSRIEQDEIRLTMGPLDPMPVLRDARDTVLPAIGDRKITVTIAKPASPLPQVRADREVLGRIVTHLLSNAVKYNRDGGSVSIGYDTSDPATLAFTVTDSGVGIDPELHGRVFIPFDRLGHENGTISGTGIGLAICKRLADLTGCTLSFTSESGKGTVFILRVPRA; encoded by the coding sequence ATGGAACAACCCGCCACTCCCCGAAAGCCCGTGCCGCTTCGCAAATGGCTGTGGAATTCCTATGTCCGGGCCGCGCTCGTACCGCTTTTGCTGATCGAGCTTGGCTTTGTCGGGCTTTACTGGGGCACCAGCCGCGTCGTCTATGACCGCGGCGCCGTGGCCGTTACCAAACTCGCCACCGACGCCCTGACCGATGCCGCACAGCGCGAAGGCCAGGTCATAGCGCGGCGTCTGGAAAAGATTGCCGCCCTCACCGGCGTTTTCGCCGAGGAAACCGCCCGCGCCCTGACAACACCCGCCGATGCCACACCCGGCGAAAAGGCGCGCTACGCGCTGTCACCCGATGGCAGCTTTTACACCACAAGCGACACGGGCGGCGCTGCGGTCTTTTATTCCGGCGTGGTTCCGGTGGGCGAGGCCGAACGGCAAAAGGTCTGGCGCACGGTCAGGCTCGATCCGCTGATGAAATCGATCACCGCGACCGATCCGCTGATCCAGCAGATCTATTTCAACACCCATGACAGCTATAACCGCATCTATCCCTATTTCGACGTGCTGGGCATCTACCCGCCCAAAATGGATATCCCGAGCTACAATTTCTATTACGAGGCCGATGCCATCCATAACCCCGACCGCAAGGTGGTGTGGACCGATTCTTACGTCGATCCTGCGGGTTCGGGCTGGATGGTTTCGGCCATCGCGCCCGCTTACGGGCCCGACCGGCTCGAAGCGGTTGCGGGTATCGATGTCACAATCAGTTCCATCGTCGATCAGGTCCTGAACCTGAATCTGCAAGGCGACGGTTACGCCATCCTCGTCAGCCGCGATGGCACCATCCTTGCCCTGCCGCCACAGGGCGAGCGCGATTTCGGGCTGAGCGAGCTTTTGACCCACAGCTACGAGCAGGCGATCAAGGAAGACACGTTCAAGCCGGGCGAATTCAACATCTTCCGCCGCGCCGACCTTTCGGTGATCGCAAACGCGCTGCAATCCTCGGACAGCGGCAACCAGAGGGTCGACCTCGGCCAGCCGATGATCGCCGCTTGGTCGACAGTCGCCGGTCCCGACTGGAAGCTTGTCGTGCTGGCAAGCGAGGCAAGCATCCTGACCGAAGCCACCTCGCTGCGCGAACAACTGGCGCTGGTCAGCAAGCTGATGCTCGGCGGGCTGGTGCTGTTCTACCTTCTGTTCTTCGCCTTCCTCTGGCGCCGTTCTGCCGCCATGAGCGAACGCGTCGCCCGCCCGCTTGCGGAAATCGAGGCGAACATGCAGCGCATCTCCGAGGGTGGCCGCATGTCGGATCGTCCGGCCTACGGGGTCGCAGAACTTCAGGCCGTGGGCGACCATCTGGTCAGCATGGGCAGCAAGCTCGACGCGGCAAACCGTGCCAAGGCCAATTTCCTGTCGGCCATGAGCCATGAATTGCGCACCCCGCTCAACGCGATCCTCGGCTTTTCCGAGCTTCTGGAGATGTCGAAGGGCGACAGGCTGGACGAGACGAACATGCGGCAGGTCAAGGCCATCTCGCGCGCGGGCTGGCATCTTTTGCAACTGGTCGAAGGTGTGATCGACCTGAGCCGCATCGAACAGGACGAAATCCGCCTGACGATGGGACCGCTCGATCCGATGCCCGTCTTGCGCGATGCGCGCGACACCGTGCTTCCCGCCATCGGCGACCGCAAGATCACCGTCACCATCGCCAAACCCGCAAGCCCCCTACCGCAGGTCCGGGCCGACCGCGAGGTTCTTGGCCGCATCGTCACCCATCTTCTGTCCAACGCGGTCAAGTACAACCGCGACGGCGGTTCGGTCAGCATCGGATACGACACCTCCGATCCCGCCACGCTGGCCTTTACCGTGACCGACAGCGGCGTCGGCATCGACCCCGAATTGCATGGGCGGGTGTTTATCCCGTTCGACCGCCTCGGCCATGAGAACGGCACGATCAGCGGCACCGGAATCGGCCTTGCGATCTGCAAGCGGCTTGCCGACCTGACGGGATGCACGCTGTCCTTCACCAGCGAAAGCGGCAAGGGTACGGTGTTCATCCTGCGGGTCCCCCGCGCCTGA